The following coding sequences are from one Tolumonas lignilytica window:
- a CDS encoding diaminobutyrate--2-oxoglutarate transaminase family protein: MDTSFPSENNELIRQYDIESNARTYSRFVINKITSGAGTTLSDEEGNVYIDCLAGAGTLALGHNHPAVITELKQFLDSGQILHGLDFITPVKRKFSEMIISLFPMEWRDELKMHYCGPSGADATEAAMKLFKTATHRSSVIAFHGAYHGMTNGSMSLTGNLAIKGAISNLMPEVHFFPYPYLYRNPYGKNADELITISLHHIYSALTDPNSGIKKPAAMIVEAIQGEGGCIPAPASWLNGLARICEELEIPLVLDEIQCGIGRSGDMFAFEESGIKPDAILLSKAVGGGLPMSLVVYNRKYDCWKPGAHTGTFRGNQMAMAAGYVTLEIIKQKNFLDNVRENGRFFKHLLNELKLKYPQIGDVRGRGLMLGLEMIDPQKNNPLGQPFGDGVLANKIKQKCYEMGLIVETGGRNDAVIRFLPPLIIDKTLISQVVAILDTALKSETDPS; the protein is encoded by the coding sequence GTCAGGAGCGGGGACAACCCTTTCTGATGAGGAAGGGAATGTTTACATTGATTGTTTGGCGGGGGCGGGCACGTTAGCTCTGGGACACAATCATCCTGCCGTGATCACCGAATTAAAGCAGTTTCTGGATAGCGGACAGATTTTGCATGGTCTCGATTTTATTACCCCTGTGAAACGTAAATTCAGTGAAATGATCATTTCGTTATTTCCGATGGAATGGCGCGACGAATTAAAAATGCATTATTGTGGCCCGTCGGGTGCCGATGCCACAGAAGCGGCCATGAAATTATTTAAAACCGCCACCCATCGCAGTTCGGTGATTGCCTTTCATGGCGCTTATCATGGCATGACCAATGGCTCGATGTCGCTCACCGGTAATCTGGCGATCAAAGGGGCAATATCCAATTTGATGCCAGAGGTTCATTTTTTCCCTTATCCCTACCTGTACCGCAACCCCTATGGGAAAAATGCGGATGAATTAATCACCATCTCTCTCCATCATATTTATAGCGCATTAACAGATCCGAATAGTGGCATTAAAAAACCGGCGGCCATGATCGTGGAGGCCATTCAGGGCGAGGGTGGCTGCATCCCTGCTCCCGCCAGTTGGTTAAACGGGTTGGCTCGGATCTGTGAGGAGCTGGAGATCCCACTGGTATTGGATGAAATTCAATGCGGTATCGGCCGATCCGGCGATATGTTCGCGTTTGAAGAATCAGGCATCAAGCCAGACGCCATATTGCTGTCGAAAGCGGTAGGCGGCGGTTTACCGATGTCGTTGGTGGTTTATAACCGGAAATATGATTGCTGGAAGCCGGGAGCACACACCGGCACCTTCCGCGGCAACCAAATGGCCATGGCGGCAGGCTATGTCACCTTAGAGATCATAAAACAAAAAAACTTTTTAGATAATGTTCGCGAGAATGGTCGTTTTTTTAAGCATTTATTAAATGAGCTGAAACTGAAATATCCGCAAATTGGTGATGTCAGAGGCCGGGGATTAATGCTTGGTCTCGAGATGATTGATCCACAAAAGAATAATCCATTGGGGCAACCGTTCGGTGACGGAGTTTTAGCGAATAAAATTAAACAAAAATGCTATGAGATGGGATTAATTGTTGAAACGGGCGGCAGAAATGATGCGGTGATTCGGTTTTTACCGCCGCTGATTATCGACAAGACATTAATTTCGCAAGTGGTCGCCATTTTAGATACGGCGTTAAAGTCAGAAACAGACCCTTCTTGA
- a CDS encoding YifB family Mg chelatase-like AAA ATPase, producing the protein MSLAVVYSRASLGIEAPLVSVEVHLSNGLPAFNMVGLPEASVKESRDRVRSALINGNFEFPAKRITVNLAPADLPKEGGRFDLAIALGILAASGQIPDALLADYEFLGELALTGEVRSVLGVLPAVLAAGRAGRTLVVPQANAAEASLIQQHRAYLCHSLLQVCGWLAGQQALTWAERSAQGELERCLVADLQDVIGQQTGKRALEIAASGQHHLLLMGPPGTGKSMLASRLPGILPEMSDEEAQQTAALHSIGGLNPGKVNWKLRPYRNPHHSASAVALVGGGSKPRPGEISLAHNGVLFLDELTEFERRTLDSLREPLETGIITISRAARQMEFPSRFQLIAAMNPSPCGHLDDQQRASPEQVLRYLGKLSGPFLDRFDLTVDIPLLPKGSLSQKVERGESSVQIRERVIRTRERQLARSGKLNAMLQSREIERDCALQTEDAQFLENAIHKLGLSLRAWHKLLKVARTIADIAGDTQIQRQHLIEALGYRAMDRLFQRLKA; encoded by the coding sequence ATGTCACTTGCCGTCGTTTACAGTCGCGCCAGCCTGGGGATAGAGGCCCCGCTGGTCTCGGTTGAAGTTCATCTCAGCAACGGGTTACCGGCTTTCAACATGGTGGGATTGCCGGAAGCGTCGGTCAAGGAGTCACGCGATCGGGTACGTAGTGCCTTAATCAACGGCAACTTTGAATTTCCGGCCAAGCGCATCACGGTCAATCTGGCACCGGCTGATTTGCCAAAGGAAGGCGGTCGCTTCGATCTGGCGATTGCGCTCGGTATTCTGGCGGCTTCCGGCCAGATCCCGGATGCGTTGCTGGCCGACTATGAATTTCTGGGCGAGCTGGCGTTGACGGGGGAGGTACGTTCGGTGCTGGGGGTCTTGCCGGCGGTATTGGCCGCAGGGCGCGCGGGGCGAACGCTGGTCGTGCCGCAGGCTAATGCGGCCGAGGCCAGTCTGATCCAGCAACATCGTGCCTATCTGTGCCATTCCTTATTGCAAGTGTGTGGTTGGTTGGCGGGGCAGCAAGCACTGACATGGGCCGAGCGCAGTGCACAGGGTGAGCTGGAGCGTTGCCTAGTCGCCGATTTGCAGGATGTGATTGGTCAGCAAACCGGCAAACGGGCCCTGGAAATTGCAGCCAGCGGCCAACACCATCTTCTGTTGATGGGGCCGCCGGGCACGGGGAAAAGCATGCTGGCGAGCCGGTTGCCGGGCATTCTGCCTGAAATGAGTGATGAAGAGGCACAACAGACGGCCGCGTTGCATTCTATCGGCGGGTTGAATCCGGGCAAGGTGAATTGGAAATTAAGACCCTATCGAAACCCGCATCACAGTGCCTCTGCCGTGGCATTAGTGGGAGGAGGCAGTAAACCACGGCCCGGTGAGATATCGCTGGCACATAATGGCGTGCTGTTTCTCGATGAATTGACGGAGTTTGAGCGCCGTACTCTCGATTCGCTGCGGGAACCGCTGGAAACCGGCATCATTACCATTTCGCGGGCGGCGAGACAGATGGAGTTTCCCTCCCGTTTTCAGTTGATTGCAGCCATGAATCCGAGCCCTTGCGGGCATTTGGATGATCAGCAACGCGCGAGCCCGGAACAGGTGTTGCGTTATCTGGGCAAGCTGTCTGGCCCGTTCCTCGATCGGTTTGATTTAACGGTAGATATTCCATTATTACCGAAAGGTTCGCTGAGTCAGAAAGTGGAACGCGGTGAAAGCAGTGTGCAGATCCGCGAACGGGTGATCCGCACCCGGGAACGGCAACTGGCGCGCAGTGGCAAACTGAACGCCATGCTGCAAAGCCGTGAAATTGAGCGTGATTGTGCCTTGCAGACCGAAGATGCGCAGTTTCTGGAAAATGCCATTCACAAATTAGGTCTGTCACTGCGGGCCTGGCACAAGTTGCTGAAGGTGGCCCGAACCATTGCGGACATTGCCGGAGATACGCAGATCCAACGGCAACATCTGATCGAGGCATTGGGCTATCGGGCGATGGATCGGCTGTTTCAGCGTTTGAAAGCATAA